The following nucleotide sequence is from Merismopedia glauca CCAP 1448/3.
TGTTTCTGCATCTACTTTGTCGTATTCCGCGTGAGTTCCAACGAATCGAATAAAAACAATACCAATGTCGTAGCGAATTGAGACAATCAGGCGATATGTATTCCCTTTGATATTAAAGACAAGACGATTATTAGCAATAATGCTGGCATTACGGTGAGCTATCTTAATATCAAGAGGAATTAGCCAATTAGCATGAGATGCCTCGTAATACCAGGTTTTCAGTGC
It contains:
- a CDS encoding type II toxin-antitoxin system HigB family toxin codes for the protein MRILSRSTLRTFWENHPDAEEALKTWYYEASHANWLIPLDIKIAHRNASIIANNRLVFNIKGNTYRLIVSIRYDIGIVFIRFVGTHAEYDKVDAETI